In Pyrus communis chromosome 15, drPyrComm1.1, whole genome shotgun sequence, the genomic stretch TtgtctgttttgcgccccctcagggtTTAGATCCAAGGCACATGACCCCAGCGTCAGGACCCTTCTACGTAGTTATTCTCAAGTCTTCTTCGGATAGGTATTATTCCTTTGTGTACTTTCCTATAAATTCTTCCGTATGATTCTTAGTAATTGTATACTCTGAACAAGTTCCTGCACTAGTATTTTCTTCTTAAGTACGTAATTTTACTCGTAGGCATGTTTAAAAATGGCTTCGTCGCCCTCGGATGTCGGCCAACACGTGCCTATCCTGATATTTGGGGATATCGGGGTTGGGACATGTTATTTTTAAAACTCCAACGTATAATATACGTACATGCATACTTTTAacgtttttttttgttggaccaaaaaaaattattttaacacAATTTGTCAATAATACACATAAAATTCATgtattctaaaaaaataaaaattattttaacacATTTGTCAATagtacacaaaataaaattcatgtATTCTAAACacttttttaacatttttttgagaaacaaaaataataatttaaataaatattaaaatacaaCAAAAGCTCGGGTCTTCAGATTATTTTTTAGCAAAGTTATCGAATAATACACGTACACGTATCATATTCGTTCCATGTTCAACTAATTATGCTTCCTACTATATATATAGATGATTTGTCGAACCTAATTGAACAAGCAGCAGCACTTCAGTGCGAAGAGAGAGTTTAGAAGGAAAATTATTGTGGATTAAATGATAGACAAAGGAAAAAAGTGAGTAAAATCATATGTTAGCCAATGAATAGTTCGATCCATTAGATTCTTCGAGTTGTTAAGAAAATAAACGAGAGACAAGAAAAACGTGTTTCATTACGATTAAAAGGAACAACCTGGACCAAGATAAAATTTCGGGTCTATTTCTTGGTGAACATGATCTGCCATAATCTCTTGGATCCCTTCATTTATGTGTCGGAATAAagagagattaaattaaactatccaatgaattaaattctttcTACTCATAATTCTCGACTAAGTATTCTACAGACATTCTCGACTCCGATAATCTATAACTAATTTCATTCAGCATATAAGAAGAGATCTAGTCTGTGCACCTACGCGTTAACACCCACACGCACCTTCCGCTCCGGCGCCCGCCAATCTAACCAAAGGAGGGTGCTAGCTAAGCTACCAGTACAGTATCCTTCGTATCATAACTTGAGGTTTTTGAAGTAGTTCCAATCTGCCACGGTCTTATGGAAGCTGGAACAGATTGGACATCCTGCTGTGAAGAAATTGGTCGAAGAAAGAAAGGCTACGGTTGTACAACTCCAAACGGTTTTAATCCCTGCTGCTACCACCTAATCTAGCGTCTTCTTCCTGCAACCACAGACGAAGGGAAAGCTGTGTTATAATCCAGGAGTTCTCGGAAAATTGTTAGCTTTCGTTCAGAAATTTATGACCGTACTTTCAGACAATGTCAAAGGACGCTCCTCCTCTGCCTTCTCTCTTTGATCAGACCAACCTGTGAAACCACTCTCAGTTTTTGAATTTCGCCTACTCGATTCTTCACGTAACCTTTCATCGTGTATTCCTTGGTACAAGCGTTTCAATATGAAAAGTGCAGTATCATAATCCCTCCAATAGTTTCTGCACACCAAGACTCACCCATTACATGAGGAACTGATACTTGTAAATGAATACGAGGAACATTCGGGTAGCAGATAAAGGCAACAAGATCTTAATTAATATGGCCGTTCACcaattgccaaaaaaaaaaaaaaaaaaaaacccagcaaGGAAATAAACAAATATGGCTTGGGGATACACGAAAACATGCATCAACAGTATCCAGTAGTTCACTTGATAAAAAAAGAGATTAATAACAATCCCAATTGCATGTACGAGGAAACATTTGAAGTGAATACATACGTATGTGCTCCAATTGCAGCAAGATACGGATGTTGAAATGTCTTATCCTGCATGATCACCAAAGACTCATTGAGGAATCAAAGAAATGAGCTGGTACTGATGACATAAGGGAAGTAATTGTTATGTCTAACTGAGATAAAGAAAAGCAACAAAGCTACAAGGCAATCAAATGGAAGGCATATTTCTGAAAGGAAAAATCAATGAGAATCAATGGATGCACAAGAACGAGTGTGAATTCTTGTGTGTGTCTGTGTTTGTATGTCTATGTAGAGTTGTAGACTGAATGAGGTGGTGGGAATATCTACGCACTTGAAGCACATGATCAATCCGGCCTTCTTCACTTCCTGTTACTCTTTCCATCATAAGGGAACCGTATGATCTTGCTTCCTTTTCTTGGGTTGTTTCTGATTCTTCTGCTATATAACCAAAACATAAAAGCGAGATCACTACAGAAGGCCACTTTTATTAAAAGTTTATTCTTTGATGTCAATATCATTAAAAAGAGGAAGATATagattgaagaagcaaataaataaataaataaatctgcTACCTTCTAGGCTGTCCGAGCTTCTTGATTGGCAAACTGTCAGCACTTTAACCTGTGTTCAAACATAACAGAACCTTGATTTTATAACAACTTCTAACATAGTATAGAAACCAAATCATAGATGTAAATTGAATAAcacaattttgtaaaaaataaaaataaaaaaaaggactgATTAAACCCTAAGTCCCAATATGTTTTACTTGCAGAATCTCATATAAAGAAATCCTTATATTTTGGTCGCATGATTAATCTATTAAGAACCTATGCAAGGATGAATAGTTTTAGACTGGTGCTGGCACCTATACGTTGGCAGTTGGCACGCAACCTTGAAACTTAGTTTGTGCAAACTTATAAGTTAGCCGTACTATATTGTGTAAACTAATTTGTACAGAGAGAGAGGATTCACATATTCAAAGTCCAAAACCCTAGTTTACTGAGACTATCATAACATAAATACAATTACTATACATACGGCTGATGTATGACCATAACAGATTAGAAGTTATATCAACTTCCAGAAGTCTAACCACGCCTACCTTTACGAAGTTTAGACGATCCATTATTGTTTGAGAATGAGCAGCTAAATCTTCAGTAAATTCCTACATCACAAAGCAGTGTgcgagtgagagagagagagagagagagaatgcgtGGGGAAGGGGGAAGTTAAGGTGGGCGATCCACAATCATGTAcatgttaaaaattatttacctGAAATCCAATATGCAACCGCTTTCCACCTTTGTGATAGGGTATGATAACAGGTCGCTTGCCGATGTATTCTTTACATACAAGTGGTTCTATTCTGCATTTCAATATAAGAAAAGTTCTATCATGTGCTCCTAGATCAACATGTACAATTAAACAAGAGAacccaaaataataaaataaataagcgATAAACATAAAGTTGTTTTATGTGTATACAAGAACTTCCCGATGATATCATCAGATTTTTTTTGCACTGTCAGCTAACTAAGTAGAATATATTCAATAAAAGGTTCATGTCATGCACTGCAAACCATATCCCTAAGAAAAACGACATCTGGTACTGGTTCAACTTAAATTGGATTTCATATTAATAAATACAAACATCACAAGAGCTGGATTGTAACAGACCTATATGCAACAGGATCAAAGGGGTGAAATATATTGAATATTTGCCGACAAGCTGGCATCTCCTCACTTATGTTTTCCTCTTCCCAATATTCTTTCCCCTTTCCTGAAATGAAATGATACAGTATATTAAATCTCAGATTCAGGTCTCAAATCAAAAGCAGACAAGCATATCCGAAGCTATATCTCCTGGCAGATCTTCAATTTATTAAGTAAAGATATACAAGGGAAATAAGCCAATGCACAAAGCAACAAAACAACCTTAAACACGGGTTACCACCATCCCACCATTAGACATCATGAAAATAGCATGCACCATTTCAATCATAGAAAAAACCCCACTCAGTAGAAGCAACATAGATGTCACCAAATATCTGAATTTCTACTGTTGAGAAGTTAAAGCTGTTTGTACcgtacttgaccaatcccgaaactaccaaGCACCGGTCAACTTCATACCTTCAAGGATCCACTAAGGGGTTCATACTGAGGTACCCTTGCcgaagcacaagagtttccctccaATCAGGAGACCAATCACAGCATGACACATGTCAACGTCAGAATAAAGCTCATAGAGTCCCACATCTACCGTGGACAAAAGCTggagactctcctcaactaCAAAAGAAGACCATTCTCCAACAATGAATacctaatgtcattattgtacttaaactagtcattagaactcactaatgatgattacgcttgaacctatgtatttgtgtaaacccttcactattaatgagaactcctctactaaGTGATGTAGCcaaacttagggtgaaccacgtacatcttgtgtttgcttccctatctttATCTCTTTACATGTTTATCCTCACTAGTGACCAAGGCAACcgagcgaaggtcacaaacttgacactttacattgttccaaagtcttcaccgattttgtgcatcaacaaatgCACCAATAGGCAcagtaacaaaaataaaatattcttgAAAGAAGCCCAATATAACTTGGGTAAGCAAAGCACCAACATCCTTCacaaaaagaaatcaataaTTTGGGTAAGAAAAGCACCAACATGTAAAGCATATTAAGACATAATCATCGACCATTACCAATCCCAATACGAATATTACGAAGGGCAAGAAAAACCCCAAGGGGTGATCCAACTGCAAAGAATGTATCAACCTGAAATGTGAAGAGTTACAGTTAATGAGTggtgaaattcaaaatttaaattttgcacATGCTACTATCAAAACGGAAGAGGGATATACAATAAAAGGACAATTTTCTTGCACCTTGAATTCAAGTTTTGTATATGTGATAGAAGGGGTATGATTCTTGGGTGAGCCATCTGGCACAACAGGCGATTCCTCAGAAATGGGTTGCTTTGCCACAGTTGCAAGAACCTCTTCATTTTCTGTTCAGATTATGTATATGAACGCTAAGAGCTCCTTTCATACACTAGAagcaaaaattaaatgaaaaatgaaCAATAAGTAATCCAAATATCATAGAGCACCTTGATGCAACCCTGGACTATGACCTCTATCACCACATTTGGCTTCCAATTCTGCTATTTTGGATTTGAGTGCATCAATCTGGAAAATAGAGAATTCATTGAATATATGCATTGCATATAAATGGTGCCCACGAAAGGCTAGGCAGAATAACCTATCTAATTATATAATCTCACCGCTTCCCTCAGCAATTTGACTACTTTGTCTTTATTGTTCGTTTCTTTGCATACTTCTTCAACCACATCCTCAGGACCAACAACCGGGACTCCACAGTTTATGCTTTTGGTTTCATCCAACCCATCCCATTTAAGCATGTCGCTTGATTGGCAAACTGATTCATTGACAAATGTATCACCATGTGGTTGGTTCGCGTCCACAGACAATGCAACGACCTCATTAGAATCTGATGTGTTGCAACCAACAACAATCGAGGCATCTTCAGCATTTCCATCCTCATGTATCAATAGAGGTGGTTGTGCATTCATACTTCCATCATCAATTGAACCCATAATGTCATCAGTTTGATTATTTACAAAAGTGATTGCATCTCCCAAATTACTCGGAGTGTTGTATGTAGATTGATTGTCGATATCAGGAGAAGGTTCTCTGTCTCTAGCATGTTCTTTGAACATCCAATCCATTGGAAACAGGGAGGAAAATTTCTCCTGATGACAAAGGATATCATAGGAGAGGACACTTCCCAAAGAATGACCAAATATGGAAACCTATACGGATGTGAGACAAAAGCACTTTAATTTAAATCCAAACTTATATAAACAAATCATGATAACAGAATATAGTGATATGTTTTTTAACCGCATACCTTTCCATCATAACCTGGATTTCTCCgaagaaatttcaaatataACCGATTTAATTGGTTGGATACCTGGTGGGAAAAAAAGTGTGCAATTAAGATGCCATTCACATCCAAAAATTCAGGCAAAAGTAATAGAAAAGTGAAACATGATATCATCCCAACAATATCTAACCACTGAAATTAAACGATCTAAGTATTACCGCGTCAATGATGTCCTGACAATAGATGGGACTCATGTAGTATAACACATCATGAACAGTTGCACTCAGCATGACACGCAAACCCTTAACACCATCTAAAGTACATTTTTCGACTGCAGTTTCACCACTTAGCTTCAAACCTTTTCTCCACTGAAATCAAAAGATCAATCAGTTAGAGTATtgaaaaacaatgaaacaaaaaaaaaagaaaaaaaggaaactaAAGTGAGGATAGAATTGCATATAAAAGGCACAAACGATAAATAAGGAATaaaaatgagaaaatgaagaagaaactaAATCAGATTAGAAGTTTGAAAAGGTACCATATAAATCCAAAATGACATTAAACAGAGGCATGCAACATATCAGAACAGGTTGCAGCATATACCACAACAAATCAGCCACCTTaactaattttcattttcaagtaTAGAAATATTGTCATATCATGGTACCAAAGAGTGATagccaaattcaaattcatgattCTAAAATCTCCAAGATGTTTTAAAATGTACCTTCCAGGGGTGTGAGGGGACTAACAAGCTTCAATGTCAGAAgattttacattattttatttcagttttatttttattttttacgaaACAATTTTTATAAACAACAGAAGGATTTACAAAAAGTGGATAACGAATCCACCAACTAAGAACAAACATAAATTACTAGACCAGAGCTCTTAAATAGAACTCATTTATATAGACCAGACCGTTTATGCAGGGAGATGATTAATAAGTCATATTTAAGGAGAAGAATAATGACCATCAAATGTTCTTACTTTGGGAAACAAATATTCACTCATTTTTAAGGAGAAGAATGATGATCAACATTATGATAGACAACCGCATACAACACCATGGGTGCTCTCTTACCTCCCtgtttatatatactataaaaacaCAACTAGTTTCACGAGCATCACCGAAGTGGTGATTCACTTTATTTCATATAGTACGAAACAGGAGTTTTGTGAtacttaaaaagaaattaagtaGAACTAAATGGGCTGAATAGCATACAAAATAGATTGCTTACCTGGCATGGGATAAAAAGAACCCTTTGGGAGTCACGTTGGTGTGAAGTAAGGTGTGTTTCAGCAAGACTTGCTGTTATACGGTGAAAACTAGCTACATCATCAACTAAATTGGAGTTCTCCAATCTTTGACCAATTCCATGAACCATGAAAACAAGGTGTCGAACAGGAACCTAATTAAATATGCAACATCAACCTTATTACTTTccaaaaaaaccaagaaaacttAAATGAAATGAAAGCTTACTGCTGCAAACAGCCGGttcttgaaaaacaaaaattattgaaTAAGAAACAAAGACCGCAACAGACTCAATGAAGGAGCACCCTTCTTTTTAGGCGAATTAAATTTAAAGTTCCAGTTATGCCAGTTATATATCAGAGTAACCAACCTTCACTTTCCTAGCAAAATTATTATCACACACTTGTCACCTTGAAACCAAGTATCAACCAAAGAGGATATGGtttaaccttaaaaaaaatataataggCAAAAGGCAGGATTTATCCTAAAAGCTTGGGCCACATGATCTTCTAGTTCGTGAATGGCTCAAATTGTTCAGGGACACTATAAAGAACTTGTTACCAACTAGTGAACTAAACTATTTCCTGGCCTGACAATTTCCCTGGACGAGGATTTTGGTAGATAGCTTCAGTACCACAACCTACCCAGGATTTCACAGTaaacacaacaacaaaaaaccctCGAATCCATAACAAGAATCCAAGTCAGGCAGGCAAGGTATCCATTCTCCCAGCTGTGTTCGTAACTATAGATCACTAAGAACTGTATGAAGACATTGGTTGGGGAAGAACACGCATATATTATTGGTACAAGTTGTATGAAGGAAAGAATATACGAAAAGAATAAGAACAAACCTAACAACAACATTATTATTTGATATGTGAAAATGCATACCTGTGAGCAATAATcatccctttcctcctccttctGCTGGCGCAATTCATCCTATAATGGAAAGTTTGTGAGAAAAATGataagttttttgttttaatttttttaaaacacaaaGAAGATTTTCTTTTGCTGGAAATGGTTGAAATTCTCATGTCAAAAATCAGAACTGACAAGATAAAATAAGACAACGCTGGGGTGAAGCAAACATACAGTTAAGAAACAATGGCAATTGTTCATGTGCTACCACTAGAGATTTGAATGTAACTGCCTGACCAAACGCTTACCATCAGGACATGCAATGACACATAAAACCTATTATCATGGTAGCAACTAATTTTTCCTGTTGTTTTGttgtcttttccttttcctcttgTTACCATTATTACATTTTACACCTAAAATATATAGAAAGGCTTTGGAATACTGGCTGTTTTTTATAAAAGCTGAAGATGAATGCTTCATTCTTGGAGCAAAAATACTATGATAAAATCTAGGAGCAAATACCATGTGTGCCTTGCTTAAATAGTTTCAGTAAATCTGAGAAGcaattttcattttctgtttaaaAGTTTTAAGGATTATCTGAAATTTTACAAATACACCAGCTACTGAATAGAATGCCAGACTTCCAACAAAATTCAGATCATACTTTTCCAACTTCAAACGTCCATTAGAATCCAAAGCATAGACGCCTTCTAATTAAGACGATATAACAGAAAAGTTCACACAGCAATAAGTGTAATTACACAAGTaccaaaaagaaacaacaaatcTGGCATCAATTACAAAATTGCTCAAATAAATTCAAGAATTTGACTCATATAAATATCCCAAAAAGAtaacacattgaaaaaaaatattgaaggcAGTGTCAGAACATATCCTATCAAAGAATTTATCAGGGCCAAAATAGACACCTTGGTGGGTTTCGGAGAGTGAGATGCTGAATATCCACGCCTTAActtcattccatttccacctaAAGAAATGACACTGGAAAAACCAGAAGCATCTATATTTAGCCAAGCCTCCCAAGTGTTATCTTCTCCTGTGAAAAGCGCATGGAGTCCCTAAAAGTGCATCCCCAGGATGTGTTTAAGAATACaacaataaaacaataaaatgtcTTTTCCAAATAGCAATACACATACAGGTGTAGAGCCTTGCAATTCAACTCGAGCTGCAAAAAGTCCAGAGGGTTGAAACGTTCTCCGGTGCCAAACCTGGAGATGAAAAGTTCCAATGTATACCGAGTATACCAAATGAGATTCAGAACATGAGTCTAAAAATGGAAGAGCACATTGTACAAGGGGCAGACTGAAACAGTCTTAAAATCATTCCAtaatttttgtatgttttgaaCTTAAAATAATACCCtgaatcaaattaaattaaggGAGTTATCACACTTTATGACACATAGAATCAGGATAAAAGTTACCAAATAGACAATGAGAAGAACATGTCATTGTTTAAATTCACCCAATTTAATACTGCGGCTAACCTGACTACGATATACAACCTCTAATTGTTCAGAAACATCTTCACGCAATGGGAGCCAATCAGCCCCTTTACGAGCAAACCAGTGACCTCTTAAGACACGCCGGTTTTCTCCATCCCAGTAAACAGGGAAAGAACGTCGCTTCACTAAATCTACCTGAAGCAATTACATGACTATGTCAACTCAATCAATCACACCTTCATCCAGAATATAGTTGGAGTCAGTTCATTTCACTCAATACACTTCAGACTAAGAAAGCAATACGTatataatcatgcaaacaacATCATGAGAGTTTTGCTGAAAATCATACAAAACTTTCCTCGCATCAACTTAACTGGATTCATCAACAACTACTACTTAAGAGAACACCACAAAAGACTTGCCAGAGCATATAAATGAGTTGATTGGTACTGGATAGCTACATTTTCAGGTCCACAGGCATTTCTCTACTCTTTACACTGACACAGAAAACCTTGGAAATAGAAGGCTGACCTCATAAAGCCCTCCCTTAACAGGGACACCAACTCTCTCTTCTTCCACTTGATTTAACTCAACTGACCGGCCTCTTTCTAAAGAAAATGAACTCTGCCGCTGAGCCACCTTCTTACTTGAACCAGGCTGCTCTTTCGGGCCTTCGCTACATTCTGCATACTCCTTCCACCAACAAGAAAGCAAATCTTCCTCCCTCTACATACATGCAAATCCAACCCTCACGTAATAAGACTaattcaaacacaaaaacacaaatttttaCATAACAAACCAAACCCACCTGCAAAAACGATGCCTCGATTGCCAAAGAGTCCctcataccgaaccgaaaatattCGCCTTTCCCCACCATCTCACTCTTTGGGACTGAAGCAGCCATATCTGCACAATCCCAGAAGCAGAATATTACCAATTGTGAGTCAAATGTGAATTGAGAAGTAGAAACACACACTAGaacttggaatttgaatttaGTGAGATTCGAGTTACCATTCTCCGCCAATGGAACTTTGCAAAAGTACCACCGGACATCGCTGCCGTCGGACGGGCTTCTAGTCTGAGCTAAGTACTTCTGGTGGCCCTTACACTTCCCAATCTCATATTCCAATCTCGCGATATTACTCGGCGAGTTCTTCAGCAAATCCGGAAACATTTCTTCCGCTTCCGCCACACGCTTCACCTCCGAATCCGGCATGCCCATACTCCAGTTCCTTGCCTCCCTtttcaaatccccaactcaaaAGCTCCTCCTTTTCAATTCATCCCAAAACACTaatcgccggcgccggaaacaaCATCAGAAACAATGGAATTGGGCCGGGATTTTATAGTGGAACTGGGAATTTGAGAATTTGTGAGAGGAGCGCGAGGAAGTGGAATGCAAAACCCAAATGGTTGCGGGAATTGCGGATAGTGAATCTGGAAAAATCATGACCGAGAAGGAAGAGATGTGGAGGAAGGGCGAGGGAATTGTTGTTCGGAAGAAGAATGACAGCTCGGTCGGTGTTGAATGGCAGGTGGATTGCAACGTCGGCTTCGCATTCACCGTTGCAATTGGCGGTTGCgagccttttctttttctttcttgtacttttttcattttttaaattgttttcttttgggCGCTTCCATGACGTGATTTCGAATTTCTTCAACAACTAATACAATAAAATCAATcatctgacaaaaaaaaaatttttaaaaacttaaaaaaaaaagttgtttcccCGTCTGGCAACGAGGCCCAAGTAAAACAGAACCAAGGGCACGTGAATACATACTGTTTaattttgatctaacggctacaaataggatgttcctttaaagttataataattgtagccgatggatcaaaattcaacggTCTGTGTTGTTTGGTCAAGAGGATCCCGAGGCTTTGCCTCAGACAGGATCCAAAATAGGCCCAATAGATGTTATCCTATAAATAGAATTActatagtattaagtgacaacCCTTAACTTTATCTTTAGACCTAATTACAGATGCAagccttctctatttctctcaaATCTTCCTCCAACAAAAAGATAAGGAAGTTGTTATTcgcacactcatttttacctcttacacacttttattagtttttcaccattattgttcttcaatttattcggtCTGACCACAAAACAATTGATAAGAAAGTGTGAAAAATAAGATGGATGCATAGATAGCACTATCCTATTATCTGGTGCCGATTTTAGTTTGAGTGAAGCGGGTCGAACTAGACCGTACTCACCCTAAGCAATGCAGCCCACCGGCACatagaaaaaaattcaaaatggcCCGTTGGCCCAATAAGGCTAACCCTAGAAATTGTTTTGGGTGGGTCACATTAAATTAACTAAGGGACCCACTCCATGTAAGCctttaaaccctctcatcactcaCACACTGTCGTGTCCGTTCAGATTAACTCCCTCCATATCTCCCACACGCTCAAAACTCCAACTCTCAACCCTAGATTCGCCAAAACCCACCGACCTAATCGAGTGCTCTATGGCGGAGGAGGAGGTTGTGGTTGCCGTGGAAAGCCCTAGGCCGTCAGATCATAAGCGGAAGCTCGAGGATTTGGAGCCTAAAGCAGCACCGGAAATAGTTGAGCTCGACTCCGACGGGCCGGATGATGCGAATGCGGAGCCTGGATGCGCTGAAGAAGTTGATGTGCCGCCTTCAGATGAATCGGAGGCGAAGAAGCCTCGTCTTGATGACAAGCCCCACGGAATAGGTATTTTTGCTTGAATTATAGGGTTTTTCCCATCCTTTTGGCTGTGAACTAGTTGCGGGTTATCTTGTTTTTAGCTTCCATGAGTATTTTTTTCGGTTTTATTTGCTAAAATCTTGTGAATGTTTTTGAAGTGATTTCCTGTAATTGTTTGAATTGATTAGCATTATGAAGTAATTCTTGATTAGAAGTACTTAAATTTGTtataaaagaaatattttttgtGCCCTTTTTGTAAAGGATTAGGTAATTTACTAGTTCGTAAGAATTGGtttgcatgaaaaaaataagggatttttttttttttttaattttaatgtggCATCTTCTTTGATGGTAACAGCTAGTGAGAATGGCCACCAAGAGGAGGAGGTAGATGAGCCCGAAAAAGAGAATGAGGATCAACCAAATGTTGATAGCGGTGACCCAGAGGTCCCCCAGCCTACATCT encodes the following:
- the LOC137717927 gene encoding phospholipase SGR2-like isoform X4, encoding MGMPDSEVKRVAEAEEMFPDLLKNSPSNIARLEYEIGKCKGHQKYLAQTRSPSDGSDVRWYFCKVPLAENDMAASVPKSEMVGKGEYFRFGMRDSLAIEASFLQREEDLLSCWWKEYAECSEGPKEQPGSSKKVAQRQSSFSLERGRSVELNQVEEERVGVPVKGGLYEVWHRRTFQPSGLFAARVELQGSTPGLHALFTGEDNTWEAWLNIDASGFSSVISLGGNGMKLRRGYSASHSPKPTKDELRQQKEEERDDYCSQVPVRHLVFMVHGIGQRLENSNLVDDVASFHRITASLAETHLTSHQRDSQRVLFIPCQWRKGLKLSGETAVEKCTLDGVKGLRVMLSATVHDVLYYMSPIYCQDIIDAVSNQLNRLYLKFLRRNPGYDGKVSIFGHSLGSVLSYDILCHQEKFSSLFPMDWMFKEHARDREPSPDIDNQSTYNTPSNLGDAITFVNNQTDDIMGSIDDGSMNAQPPLLIHEDGNAEDASIVVGCNTSDSNEVVALSVDANQPHGDTFVNESVCQSSDMLKWDGLDETKSINCGVPVVGPEDVVEEVCKETNNKDKVVKLLREAIDALKSKIAELEAKCGDRGHSPGLHQENEEVLATVAKQPISEESPVVPDGSPKNHTPSITYTKLEFKVDTFFAVGSPLGVFLALRNIRIGIGKGKEYWEEENISEEMPACRQIFNIFHPFDPVAYRIEPLVCKEYIGKRPVIIPYHKGGKRLHIGFQEFTEDLAAHSQTIMDRLNFVKVKVLTVCQSRSSDSLEAEESETTQEKEARSYGSLMMERVTGSEEGRIDHVLQDKTFQHPYLAAIGAHTNYWRDYDTALFILKRLYQGIHDERLREESSRRNSKTESGFTGWSDQREKAEEERPLTLSERRRR
- the LOC137717927 gene encoding phospholipase SGR2-like isoform X2, with translation MGMPDSEVKRVAEAEEMFPDLLKNSPSNIARLEYEIGKCKGHQKYLAQTRSPSDGSDVRWYFCKVPLAENDMAASVPKSEMVGKGEYFRFGMRDSLAIEASFLQREEDLLSCWWKEYAECSEGPKEQPGSSKKVAQRQSSFSLERGRSVELNQVEEERVGVPVKGGLYEVDLVKRRSFPVYWDGENRRVLRGHWFARKGADWLPLREDVSEQLEVVYRSQVWHRRTFQPSGLFAARVELQGSTPGLHALFTGEDNTWEAWLNIDASGFSSVISLGGNGMKLRRGYSASHSPKPTKDELRQQKEEERDDYCSQVPVRHLVFMVHGIGQRLENSNLVDDVASFHRITASLAETHLTSHQRDSQRVLFIPCQWRKGLKLSGETAVEKCTLDGVKGLRVMLSATVHDVLYYMSPIYCQDIIDAVSNQLNRLYLKFLRRNPGYDGKVSIFGHSLGSVLSYDILCHQEKFSSLFPMDWMFKEHARDREPSPDIDNQSTYNTPSNLGDAITFVNNQTDDIMGSIDDGSMNAQPPLLIHEDGNAEDASIVVGCNTSDSNEVVALSVDANQPHGDTFVNESVCQSSDMLKWDGLDETKSINCGVPVVGPEDVVEEVCKETNNKDKVVKLLREAIDALKSKIAELEAKCGDRGHSPGLHQENEEVLATVAKQPISEESPVVPDGSPKNHTPSITYTKLEFKVDTFFAVGSPLGVFLALRNIRIGIGKGKEYWEEENISEEMPACRQIFNIFHPFDPVAYRIEPLVCKEYIGKRPVIIPYHKGGKRLHIGFQEFTEDLAAHSQTIMDRLNFVKVKVLTVCQSRSSDSLEEESETTQEKEARSYGSLMMERVTGSEEGRIDHVLQDKTFQHPYLAAIGAHTNYWRDYDTALFILKRLYQGIHDERLREESSRRNSKTESGFTGWSDQREKAEEERPLTLSERRRR
- the LOC137717927 gene encoding phospholipase SGR2-like isoform X1, with translation MGMPDSEVKRVAEAEEMFPDLLKNSPSNIARLEYEIGKCKGHQKYLAQTRSPSDGSDVRWYFCKVPLAENDMAASVPKSEMVGKGEYFRFGMRDSLAIEASFLQREEDLLSCWWKEYAECSEGPKEQPGSSKKVAQRQSSFSLERGRSVELNQVEEERVGVPVKGGLYEVDLVKRRSFPVYWDGENRRVLRGHWFARKGADWLPLREDVSEQLEVVYRSQVWHRRTFQPSGLFAARVELQGSTPGLHALFTGEDNTWEAWLNIDASGFSSVISLGGNGMKLRRGYSASHSPKPTKDELRQQKEEERDDYCSQVPVRHLVFMVHGIGQRLENSNLVDDVASFHRITASLAETHLTSHQRDSQRVLFIPCQWRKGLKLSGETAVEKCTLDGVKGLRVMLSATVHDVLYYMSPIYCQDIIDAVSNQLNRLYLKFLRRNPGYDGKVSIFGHSLGSVLSYDILCHQEKFSSLFPMDWMFKEHARDREPSPDIDNQSTYNTPSNLGDAITFVNNQTDDIMGSIDDGSMNAQPPLLIHEDGNAEDASIVVGCNTSDSNEVVALSVDANQPHGDTFVNESVCQSSDMLKWDGLDETKSINCGVPVVGPEDVVEEVCKETNNKDKVVKLLREAIDALKSKIAELEAKCGDRGHSPGLHQENEEVLATVAKQPISEESPVVPDGSPKNHTPSITYTKLEFKVDTFFAVGSPLGVFLALRNIRIGIGKGKEYWEEENISEEMPACRQIFNIFHPFDPVAYRIEPLVCKEYIGKRPVIIPYHKGGKRLHIGFQEFTEDLAAHSQTIMDRLNFVKVKVLTVCQSRSSDSLEAEESETTQEKEARSYGSLMMERVTGSEEGRIDHVLQDKTFQHPYLAAIGAHTNYWRDYDTALFILKRLYQGIHDERLREESSRRNSKTESGFTGWSDQREKAEEERPLTLSERRRR